The stretch of DNA CACCTTGCTCCAAACCCCGCAATTCAGAGCGAGCGCGCGTATCGAGGTGTCGCAGATCAGCGCGAATGTCACGGACATAGACCCGCTCGAGGCAACGAGCACGGTTTCCGAACTGCAGTACCTCAACACGCAATACGAACTGCTTGAATCGCGCTTTATGGCGTCGAGGGTCGTGGAGGCGGGTAATCTCCTTCGTGACGAAGAGTTTCTGACTGCGTTCGAGTTGCAGGAGGAGGACGATCTTGTCGAAGCGGATATCGAGAAGCTTCTCCTCGATCGGATCAGTGTCGAAGGCATCACCCAGTCGAGCCTTGTCGATGTCGCGTTTCTGAGCCCTTCGCCGCGGGTTTCCGCTTCGGTAGCGAATCTCTGGGCCGACGAATTCATCGCGGCCAATTACGAGAAACGTTTCGGTACAAATATCGAGGCGCGCGAATTCTTGCGTTCGCAGATCGAGGAGCTCCGCGAAGTGCTCGCACGCTCGGAGGAAGAACTGGTCGAATATGCCAATACGAACGAGATCCTGGTGCTCGACACGGGGGGCGATCAAGAGGGCTCTGCGACGGCAGCACAGACCCTGATCGCGACCGACCTTGCCGCGCTGAATGCGGCTTTGGCGCAGGCCGTGACCGACCGGATCGCTGCCGAGGCTGCCGTGGCATCTGGGGACCTGGCGGGCAATGCTGAGGATGCTCAACTCAATTCTGCGCTGGCCGTTGCCGAGGCCGAGCTTTCGACCTTGCGCGAGAACTTCGGGCCTGAATATGCCGAACTCCGTGAGAAGGAGGCGGAAGTTCGGGCGCTCCGCGACGCGCTTGGATCGAAGGCATCCGCCGCACTCGCTTCGGCGAGAATGCGGGAGCAAGAACTTCGGGCTCAGCTCGAGGAAACGAAGTCGAGGTTCCTTGGCCAGCAGAACCAGGGGATTCAATACGGCATCCTCAAGCGGGAAGTGGAAACCAACCGAGCTCTCTATGATGCGCTGCTGCAGCGATACAAGGAACTCGAAGCGTCCGGAGCCGGGCAGAACAATATCAAGCTAATCGACGAGGCTAACGTGCCGGAAGTACCGGCTTCTCCCTCGCTGGTGCAGAACATGCTGATCAGCCTCGTCGCGAGTTTTGTGTTCGCAGGCGGCCTCGTCTACCTGCGCGTGGTGCTGAGCCAGACGTTGAGGAGCCCTGAGGATGTGACTGCGCGGCTAGGTTTGCCGGTGCTCGGCGCGATTCCGAAATTCAGCGGTGAGGACATTCTCGATGAGCTTAAGGTTCGTTCCTCCGAAACGAGCGAGGCCTATCGCTCGCTTCGGTCGAGTCTTGCCTTCCTGACACCGGAAGGGGAGCCGAAGGCGCTCCTGCTCACATCGACAGTGCCGGCGGAAGGCAAGAGTATTTCGTCTGTCGCCCTGGCGGCGAGCTTTGCGCAGCTGGGTCGGCGTACGCTGCTGATCGATGCTGATATGCGCAATTCGCGGCTCGAAAAAACACTCGATCTAGAGCATGATAGGAAGGGCGGGCTCGCGGCGCTTCTGACGCGTCCCGGGGCCGCGATATCGAACGAAGTTGTGCCGATTGATGACTTCGGCTTCGACTGCATCCCGGCAGGCCCCCGCCCACCCAATCCAGTCGATTTGCTCGCCACCTCGCGCCTTTCAGAAATCATCGCCGAGGCGCGCGGAATCTATGACCAGATCATCATTGATGGCGCGCCGATGCTCTCTTTGGCGGATGCAATCGAGGCAGCGCGGGCCGTCGATGGCGTGCTGTATATGTCCGAGTACGACCGCGTGAAGGCCAAGGCGATCGAAGCAGCAGTCAGGCGTTTGCAGCAGAGCGGCGTTCGGATCTTCGGTGTCGTCATGACGAAACTCGATCAGCGCGCGGCAGAGTATGGCTATGGCTATGGCTATGGCTATGGCTATGGTTACGGCTATGGTCAGACTGGGAAAGCGCCTGACGCCCTCCCGGATCATTGATCTCGTATGGAGTTCTTTGGCACAGGAGCGCTGAGATGATTCAGCGCAAGACCATCAAACTCTTGGCGATTACTATATTCTGTTTGCTCCTCGCACTTTTGCTCGGAGCACAGGCTTTCAGCAGCGTCCTTACTCGGAAAGGGCCTGAGCAGGCGGTTTCATTGCTCAGCCATAATGGCCTCGCCCGCGAGCAACTCGCCTTTCGCAAGTTTCAGGAGGCCGCTACCGCTCCCGAAGAAGTTCAGAGTGCGGCATTGCTTGCAAAGCCAGATGCTTTGACGGCCATCAGCCTCGAGCCTCTAGTGCCTAAAGCTTACGCTATCCTGGCCGCCTCGATTGACGATCCCGCGCAGAAGAGCGCAATTTTGAGCCTCGCCTCGAGGCTGAACCGGCGCGATATCGCACTGCAGGGGCTTGTTCTTGAGCAGGCCCTCGCCGAAGGCGATTATGACCAAGTGGTGACCACGCTTGACCAAATCCTCAGGGTACATCCGAATTTCCGAGAGCAGTTCTACCCCGTCCTGTTGCAAGCGCTATCCGCGCCTGAAGCCGCGCCAACCTTCGTTCGCCTGCTGGACGGGGCGTCTCCTTGGCACGAGGATTTCCTGCTCAGAGCGGCTCGGCAAGGTGCCGTGCAACCCGTGCTCGCGAGTGTCCGGGGTGACCTCTTTATCAACGACATCGAGTTTGACCGCAGACTGATCGCAGGACTTGTCCAACAAGGTGCTTTTGCTGAAGCTACCCGTGTCTATGATTTCGTAAGGGCCGGAGAGGGGAAAGACGACCCTTCCGAAGACGCCCTATCCTGGCAATCGGACTTCCCTCCCTTTGATTGGAAGCTAGCCGATGAAAACGACTTTCGAGGTCAAACGAGCCTGGATGGTGAAAGTCTCGAGATCTATGCCCGGTCTGGACAAGGAGGCGTCGTAGCGCAGCGTATCTTGCCGATGCCGAAATCCCCTTTCCCGATCAACATGAGAGTGGAAGCCGGCAGAGAGCTAACCCCGCAAAACTTGCGGATCCAGCTGCGATGCAGCGATGCGCGCAACGCCTTTTTCGAGGAGGCACTCCGCCCTGGACGCAACCAGATCCTCGTCTCTCAAGTTCCAGAGGAATGTCCTGGCTTAAGCCTCGAACTCTACGCCCGTGCAATGAGCGGCGAGCCGACTTTACGTGCAGAAGTGGGCCGTATCACACTGGGCAGCGCCGAGTGACCTTACGGCATCGGCGCGAGAGCGGCTAAGGCTCCGCGGCTTTCTAAACCTAGCGCTTCAGGACTTGTTAGCCTGCATACCGGGCTTCCCCCCGTATGGGTTCGCAAACTGCAGTGCGATTTTCATCCCATCAGGAGTTTCTCGGCCTGGATTGGTATCTTGATCGGCTTGAAACCGAAAACGCTATTCTACGGAACCTGTGAACTCCATGAATATGTGGAATCATATTTTGTATCGCAGGTTGCCCGTCTGACACCACATCACAACCTACCCTCGTGACCCTCGGTTGCCTGCTTCGCAAATAAAGGGGCGGCAAGAGTAACCCCGCGCTCCGCAACACGCATTTCCCTTGAGGTCAGCAACAGAGGTAGCACGTTGAGCCGTCTGGTACGCCAGTTCACGAATTGAAAACATTCGATATGTAACGGGTGAGGGCGACAAAGGAGAAGCCCATGTTCACATTCGCTGCCGCGGCCATAGGTGCCCTTGCGCTGGTTAGCACCCCGGCTCTTGCCCAGTCTTTTCCAACTGTTGCCCCGGTCAAGGGAGAAAATGAGATTGGCGGCGGGGCTGGCATCATCGCAGCGACCCTTATCGCAGGCGTCGCTACCATCGGCATTCTTGCTTTCACCGAAGATGATGACGATCCCGTCAGCCCCTGAGGTTTGCAACATTTGAATTGGGAAGCCTCGCCCCGCCGCTGCAGGGCATGTCGAGGAACAATTCCTCCATGCTGAACTTTGTCGATTGCCTCCCCTTTTCGCGCTCCGGTTCCGATCGCTTATTCAGACAGCAACCACGACCGTTGATCAGGGGTCTAACGTGTTTCGCTGAGGAGCTATCGGAATGAATATGCCATCATGACTTGGCCTCGCAGTGACGCAATTCGAGCGAGTTGCGCGGTTCAGCGCCAAAAAATGCGAAAGGTTTCATGTCGGCTAACTTGTTAGTAACCCCCACCTCTGCTATAAGGACAAAGAATCGCTCGAAAAGGGGATCAAGAATGCGCTTCCAAACCTTCGCTCTTGCGACCGCTGCAGTGTCGCTTGCTGCGGCTCCCGCCGTTGCACAAACCGCGTTTGAGCGGTCCATCGCTCCTGTAGAAGGCGAGAGCGAACTTGCCGGTTCGAGCCTCGTTCTCGCCCTCCTCGGCGCTGCCGCTGTGATCGGTGGGATCATCATCATTGCAGACGATGATGATGACAACGCGGTCAGCCCTTAAGGCGCTCATAACTTCGAGTGAAAAGGGCCCGGTTTCGGGCCCTTTTTTTGTTAAATTTGCAGTGGCTTACCGCGGAAATGCCTCCGGGAAAAGACACCAGCCTGTGAACCAACTACGCGTTTGTTGCCCGCTCGCGAACAGCGACGCGCCAATTGTCCAATGTCTCGCCGTTGACCTGAACAATGAAGCTTGCGGCCCGCATGGTCAGGTTCCGCAACTCCCCTGCCCACGCGCGTCCAATCCAATCAGCTTCGTTCAGCTGAGCGCGATATCCGGCGCGTCTTCCTGTTTCATGCCTACCACGTGGTATCCGCCGTCGACATGGTGCACCTCGCCGGTCACGCCCGAAGCCAGGTCGGACAGGAAATAGAGCCCGGCCCCGCCCACGTCCTCGATCGTGACGTTGCGGCGGAGCGGCGCGTTCAGCTCGTTCCACTTGAGGATATAACGGAAATCGCCGATCCCGCTCGCGGCGAGCGTCTTGATCGGGCCGGCGCTGATCGCGTTCACCCTTATGCCCGCCGGGCCGAGGTCGTTGGCGAGATATTTCACGCTGGTCTCCAGCGCGGCCTTGGCGACGCCCATAACGTTGTAATGCGGCACGACCTTTTCCGCCCCGTAATAGGTCAGCGTAAGGATGCTGCCCCCGCCGCTCCCGTCCTCGGCCTTCGGCGGCATCATCGCGGCGGCGCGCTTCGTCACCGCGACCAGCGAGTAGGCCGAGATGTTCATCGTCATCAGGAAATTGTCGAGGCTCGTGTCGACATATTTGCCCCGCAGCTCGCTCTTGTCGGAAAAGCCGATCGCGTGAACCACGAAATCGAGCGTGTCCCAGCGCTCGCGCAGCGTCTCGAAAGCGCGGTCGAGCGATTCCATGTCGGCGACATCGCATTCGAAGGTGAAATCGCTGCCCAGCTTCTCCGCGAGCGGCTTCACGCGCTTCGCAAGCGCCTCGCCCTGGTAGGAAAAGGCGAGCTCCGCCCCCTGTTCGGCCAGCTTGCTGGCGATGCCCCAGGCCAGCGACTTGTCATTGGCGAGCCCCATTATCAGCCCGCGCTTGCCCCGCATCAGATCGCCCATCTCCGTCTCACTCCTCCGTCTGCGCCGGGCCCGTTTCGTCTCCGGCAGGCTCGTCACCGGTCGCTTCCGGCTCCGCCAGCGCCGCGTTCAGTTCCGCCCCGATAACGAGCCCCAGCCCGACGAGCCAGAAAAAGAACAAGGCGACGATGATCCCGGCAAGGCTGCCATAGGTCAGGTCATAGGCGAAGAAGCTCGACAGGATCGGCGGCAGCGCGGTCGTCACGCCAAGCCACCACGCCGCGGTGAACAGCGCCCCGGGCCATTTCGGGTATGCCTTCGCGCGGTATTCGTGCGGCGTCAGGCTGTAGAACAGGAGGTAGAGCGAAAGGGCCAGTCCTATCGCGGGCACGATCCGCGACAGCCGCAGCGTCCCGATGAGTTGCGAGAGCTGCGGCAGGCTCGCATCGATCACCGCCTGCGCGGTCCCGATGACGACCTGTGCGAAAAGCGAAATCAGCAGCAGCACCACGGCACCGAGGATGATCCCGGCGGAAAACAGGCGGTATTTCCAGAAGGCGTGGATCGCTTTCGTGCCATAGGCGCGGCGCAGGATGTCGCGAATCGTCTCGACCAGGCTCGAGACGGTCCACAGCGCGACGATCGCCCCGAGCCACAAAAGCCAGCCCGAACGCGCTTCGACGATGTTCGCCGCGACGGGGCGGATCGTGTCGGAGACGGTCGGCGGCAGCGTCACCAGAACCGCCGCGATCATCTGCGAGGTCCGCTCCGCCCCGCCGACCAGCTGGAACACCGCCGCGCCGAGGATGAAGAAGGGAAAGATCGCCAGCATCGAGAGATAGGCGAGGTTGCCGGCATGGATGAATCCGTCCTGGTAGGTGCCCACCAGCGTTCGCTTCGTCACTTCGAAGGTGCGCGTGCCCGGTCCGACCCGGCGCGCGATCACACGCCGCAGGCCGGGGGACGGCTCTTCCGGACGGGGCGTGCGCGAGGCGTGGCGGCGCGCCTCCGGCGAAAGCGAGCGGATCTCGCGCTCCTCGGCGGGGGGAAGCTTCGAAGAGCGCAGGGAGGAGGTCTGCCCCGCCACCCGGTCAGAGCCCGAATTTCTCGCGCGGCTTCGAGGTGTCGACCCAGCCATCGAGCCGCTTTTCAAGCTCCGACACGTCATCGGGCAGCTGGATTTCCAGCGTTACCAGCTGGTCGCCGCGAGCGGGCTTATCGCCGGCCATTTCGCCCTTTTTCGTCCAGCCCTTGCCTTTCAGCCGCATCACCGTGCCGCCATTGGTCCCCGGCTGGATCGTGAGCATTACCGGGCCGTCGACGGTCGGGCACTTGACCTTGCCCCCGCGCACTGCCTCGCCCAGCGTGATCGGCAGGTCCATGCGGATATTGTCGCCTTCGCGGCGAAAGAAGGGGTGCGGGCCGACCTCGACCGTGACGATCCCGTCGCCGTCGCCGCCCGGCCCGGAATGGCCTTTGCCCTTGAGCCGCATCTGCGTTCCCGTCTCGACTCCGGCGGGCAGCTTGAGGCTGATCGCCTTGCCGTCGGCCAGCGTTATGCGCTGATCGCGGCCCGCGGCGGCATCGGTAAAAGGCACGGCGAGGCGATAATGGATGTCGGCCCCGCGCTTGGGCGGCGGAGGCGGCGGGCGTTGCCCGAACCCGCGCGGGCCTGCGCCGGCGCGCGAGCGGCCACCGCCGAACAGCC from Erythrobacter sp. encodes:
- a CDS encoding polysaccharide biosynthesis tyrosine autokinase produces the protein MNNPGFERSVQPYVEGGAPVEQQAGHVAAAGVDDSFHLDLERYWLEARTLRYWIAGIVVVCLLVGLIITLLQTPQFRASARIEVSQISANVTDIDPLEATSTVSELQYLNTQYELLESRFMASRVVEAGNLLRDEEFLTAFELQEEDDLVEADIEKLLLDRISVEGITQSSLVDVAFLSPSPRVSASVANLWADEFIAANYEKRFGTNIEAREFLRSQIEELREVLARSEEELVEYANTNEILVLDTGGDQEGSATAAQTLIATDLAALNAALAQAVTDRIAAEAAVASGDLAGNAEDAQLNSALAVAEAELSTLRENFGPEYAELREKEAEVRALRDALGSKASAALASARMREQELRAQLEETKSRFLGQQNQGIQYGILKREVETNRALYDALLQRYKELEASGAGQNNIKLIDEANVPEVPASPSLVQNMLISLVASFVFAGGLVYLRVVLSQTLRSPEDVTARLGLPVLGAIPKFSGEDILDELKVRSSETSEAYRSLRSSLAFLTPEGEPKALLLTSTVPAEGKSISSVALAASFAQLGRRTLLIDADMRNSRLEKTLDLEHDRKGGLAALLTRPGAAISNEVVPIDDFGFDCIPAGPRPPNPVDLLATSRLSEIIAEARGIYDQIIIDGAPMLSLADAIEAARAVDGVLYMSEYDRVKAKAIEAAVRRLQQSGVRIFGVVMTKLDQRAAEYGYGYGYGYGYGYGYGQTGKAPDALPDH
- the fabI gene encoding enoyl-ACP reductase FabI; amino-acid sequence: MGDLMRGKRGLIMGLANDKSLAWGIASKLAEQGAELAFSYQGEALAKRVKPLAEKLGSDFTFECDVADMESLDRAFETLRERWDTLDFVVHAIGFSDKSELRGKYVDTSLDNFLMTMNISAYSLVAVTKRAAAMMPPKAEDGSGGGSILTLTYYGAEKVVPHYNVMGVAKAALETSVKYLANDLGPAGIRVNAISAGPIKTLAASGIGDFRYILKWNELNAPLRRNVTIEDVGGAGLYFLSDLASGVTGEVHHVDGGYHVVGMKQEDAPDIALS
- a CDS encoding YihY/virulence factor BrkB family protein, producing the protein MAGQTSSLRSSKLPPAEEREIRSLSPEARRHASRTPRPEEPSPGLRRVIARRVGPGTRTFEVTKRTLVGTYQDGFIHAGNLAYLSMLAIFPFFILGAAVFQLVGGAERTSQMIAAVLVTLPPTVSDTIRPVAANIVEARSGWLLWLGAIVALWTVSSLVETIRDILRRAYGTKAIHAFWKYRLFSAGIILGAVVLLLISLFAQVVIGTAQAVIDASLPQLSQLIGTLRLSRIVPAIGLALSLYLLFYSLTPHEYRAKAYPKWPGALFTAAWWLGVTTALPPILSSFFAYDLTYGSLAGIIVALFFFWLVGLGLVIGAELNAALAEPEATGDEPAGDETGPAQTEE
- a CDS encoding DnaJ C-terminal domain-containing protein — protein: MSDPYRTLGVARTASEKEIKSAYRKLAKELHPDRNKDNPTAAERFSDVTKAYDLLSDKDKRARFDRGEIDAEGNPLNPFAGMGGGGGARGFRGNYGPGGARGGYRDQGAGGMGAEDLDLSDLFEGLFGGGRSRAGAGPRGFGQRPPPPPPKRGADIHYRLAVPFTDAAAGRDQRITLADGKAISLKLPAGVETGTQMRLKGKGHSGPGGDGDGIVTVEVGPHPFFRREGDNIRMDLPITLGEAVRGGKVKCPTVDGPVMLTIQPGTNGGTVMRLKGKGWTKKGEMAGDKPARGDQLVTLEIQLPDDVSELEKRLDGWVDTSKPREKFGL